The sequence GCTGCTGAGCGATCGACTTTATGTCATGTCAAGAGGCAAACTCATCGAAGCGACCGCACAACGCAACAACATCGAAGCACTCGGATTATTAATGACGGGGGAAGGGTTATAAGTTATAAGTTATAAGTTAAAGAGGTTCCTTGCAGTAATTCAACGGGTCTTGGAATATTCCAGAGCAAGGTTGATTGTTCCCAAACGCCTCTTAACCAACAACTTATAACTAACAACCGACAACTCTTAAAACATGATAGTAAAAAAAATCAATATTCACTGGGTCGCAACACCTGTTATAATTCTCGCGAGTGCCTTTGTCACAAACGCCATTATAATGTTGCTGTGTCATTATAACCCATTGGAAGCTTACCAAGCAGCAGTGAGCGGTGCGTTCGGTAATAGTAGGAAATTGGGAGAAACGCTGGTGAAAAGTACCCCGTTTCTGATGGCAGGACTCTCGGTTGCGATGGCATTTCGGTGTGGGATCTGGAATATTGGTGCCGAAGGACAATTTTTGATAGGCGCGTTAACGGCGACATGGTTTGGAACGAAGCTCGCTCCACTTTTCCCTCAAAACACGTGGATTGCTGTACCAATCTGCCTCTGCTTTGCCACATTCGCAGGCGGAATATGGGGACTCATTCCCGCCGTTCTTAAGGTGACACGTGGGGTCAACGAAGTTATCAGTACGATTATGTTGAACTACGTCGCTCTCCATCTGGTGAGTTTGATGATAGATGGCGGTCCATTGCAGGAAACAGCACAACGCGGTCCTCAGAGTGATCGGATCGTAGAGTGGGTGTTCCTCCCGCGGCTTATCTCACCGCATCGAGTCCACCTCGGCATTGTCATCGCTGTGATATTGGCGATCATCCTCACGTTTGTCCTCTTTCGGACAGCGTTTGGATACCAACTCCGGGCAGTCGGCGAGGGGGCTGCTGCAGCAGAAGCAGCAGGAATTTCGATTGTCCAGAACACACTCCGGGTCTTTTTTATCAGTGGTGCACTCGCAGGACTCGGTGGGGCAATTGAGCTGACAGCACTGACCCGTCGACTTTTCCTCAACTTTTCGCCCGGATACGGTTATACAGCAATTGCTGTTGCGCTGTTAGCGAAGTTGAATCCGTTGGTGACGGTTGCTGCTGCCCTCCTGTTTGGTGCCCTGACAACCGGTTCGTATAGCATGCAACGGGAAGTGGGTATCTCTGACAAAGTAACGTTCATAATGCAAGCAACAATTCTGCTTTTCGTTATTGGTTATGGTTCTGTCCAACTTTTCCGTAAGCGTGCGACTGCACAGGAATAGTAGAGGGAATAGTTTTAACCATCAACTCGCCTCCGTTATAGTTGATGGTTAAAGTTATCAGTTGGTTCTCCTTGCAGTGAGAGTTACAAGAGGGTTCTGTTAAACGAAAACCTCTTAACTGAAAACTGAAAGGTTTTTTGAAAGAAAACCGTACTGAAAACTGATAATCAGTAGAAAAATATGTTTGAAGAGATTCTTTCAGCTACAATTCGCGGGGCAACCCCGCTGCTACTCGCGGCGTTAGGCGAAGTCATTTCCCAACGCGCGGGTGTGCTTAACATCGGTATTGAGGGGATGATGCTCATCGGCGCGTTCTTTGGGATGGTTGGCTCATTCTACACGGCGGAATTCGCGATGTTCGCACCGTGGTGCGGATTGTTTATAGCAGGATTCAGTGGGCTTATCGCTGCAGCGTTGTTTGGACTGTGTGCGATAAGATTGCGTGGAGACCAAGTTATTATCGGCACAGCGATGACGCTTTTAGCGTTGGGTTTGACAGAGGTCATCTACCAGCGACTCTTTGGTATAACAGGCATCGCACAAGGAGTGCCAGCGTTTCAGCAGATAGACATCCCCTTGCTTTCACAAATTCCTTTTCTTGGACCTGCACTGTTTTCACACAATATCCTTGTTTTCATTACGTTTCTGCTGGTGCCGTGTGTCTATTTTTTCTTGTACCACACGCAACCCGGGCTTCGGATACGCGCCTGTGGTGAGCATCCAAGGGCAATTGCCGCTGCTGGCTCTAACGTCCACCGTTTGAGAATGCTCTGTTTGCTATTTGCGGGTGCTATGGCAGGCATGGCGGGCGGTTATCTCTCTATTGCCGATGTCCCATATTTTACGCCTGGGATGACGGTTGGACGTGGATTTATTGCTCTGGCGATCGTTATTTTTGGGAAATGGCATCCTGTGAAGGCATGCGGTGCTGCGCTGCTTTTTGGACTCGGTTCAGCATTGGATGCGCGGTTCCAAGCGTTAGGGTGGGAAATCCCGTACCAGCTGTTTTTGATGTTGCCCTATGTGCTCTGTTTAGCAGTGTTGGCGGGGTTTGTTGGACGTGCCGAAGCACCTCTTGCGCTGGGAAAACCCTACGGCGAGTCAGAAGAATAGTTTTCAATACTCAGTTATAGTAAAACCCGAAAATAAGAAGGCACTTTGGAAAACACAAAACGCCTCACTACCGCTGGCGAGAGTGTTTTTGCTGGGGTGTTTCTTCTAGGAACCTCGCCCTTCTACAATGTCTAATTATAGTAAAACCAATAATTAAATAGACACTTTGTCTTTAACAGAAGACTATTCGTAGGGGCGAGGTCCCCTCGTCCGTTGGCACAAATCCGATAAATCGTAGGGGCGAGGTTTCCTCGTCCGTTTTCCAAAATGTGTCTCATTATTTTTAGAGGTCACTATAATTGTAGGTTTTACTATCAACGCTTGTGTCGGTTACTTTTAGTATTACTGCCACAAGATACCTCTTAACTTTGACCAACAACTCGTCTACAGATACTTTTGCTAAGGCACGAGTTGTTGGTCAAAACTATTAACTCGTAACTGATAACTATTCCTCTAAAAAGGACTGCCGAGGCGAAGATGAAAGGCTCTGTAGCGATCTAAAGCACCCGGAACAGACACAAGCGGGATAGCGTAGTCTATTCCGACGGTGAGAGCACCGAGATCCAAGTAAAGCCCTGCACCAACAGAAGATGGCAACTGCGCTGTTGTATTGATATCTTCCAATGAATTCCAAACATTGCCAACGTCAAAAAAGAGCGCGCCCCGGACCCACCAATAGATGGGAAAGCGTAACTCTGTGTTAAAGATGAATTGTACATCGCCGCGATGGATACCTGCGCTATCTTTGGGCCCGAGAGAGCGTTCCGCATACCCTCGAACTGTTGTCCCTCCACCTGCCCAAAACCGCTCAAAAGAGATCAATTCCGCCCGACGGCTTGAGTGCAATCCGGTGGTGATACCGAGTCGGAGTGCGGTTGCCAACACAAGTCCGGAATCCCCGCCCGCTGCTGAGAAGGGACCAACGAGTTTTTGGTAATATTGGGTATCTGTTGTGGCTTTGATAAAACCGGTTTCGCCTTGCAAAAAGCCGCCCGCATATTCAAGCGTGAGCGCGTTGAACATGCCATCCGTAGGATTCAGATAACGTCCGCGGCTACCATAGGTCCAGGAAAGTTGAACGCTGCTCACAGTTGTGCTGAAAGGGTTCTGTGCTTCAGGAAAACGGATAGCTTCGGGTGTTCCTGGCATCGGTGGAACCGGTTGGTCCAAGTCCCGGTAGCTATATCTTAGATCAAGGTGATGCGATTTGAACAGGTCTCTGCTGAAAATAAAACTGCCTTGAAGTGCTCGGACGTTGTCGTCGACCTCTAATTTCTTGGCTAATACTTGTAGACTCCCCCGCGTCCGTCCAATCAACCACGGTTCGGTGAGTGTCGCATCGAAGAGATAACCTAGCTCATCTCGCCATCCGAGTCTACCGCGCACGCGCCCTCGGATGTTCCGTTTAAAGAGAAAGTTACTATCTGTTAGTGCCAATGTCCCACGGAAACCCTCTGCAAAACTGTAACCACTACTTAAACTGTATGTTCGCGGATTCTGTTTTTCGACCGTTATTGAAACATCATTGATTTTCCCTGGGCGAGGCATCTCTGTGCTCCGGGTAGGCTGCAAGAAACGTTCATCTTTGACACTGTGAAAAATCCCTAAACCGTAGAGATTTTGCAAGGCAGTGCTTAACTTCTTTGCTGTCCAAAGGGTTCCTTCAAGATGTGCTACTTCGCGTTCAAGCACATGGCGCTTTACAATGTCCGTGTCTCCTTCAAAATAGAATTTGCCGAACACGACCTGTTCACCCTCTTCATCAACAGTGAGGCGAAGGACACCGTGTTCAAAAACCTCAAGGTGCGTCGCTTCCTGTTTGAGTGTATAGCGAGGATTGCCCTCAATGTCTTGGATGCTCCAGCGGTTACCAATACGGGTTGCTATGTCAACACCAGAAAGCGTAAGATTGTGCTCTTTAAATCTTCTTCGGACTTCGAGGGGAAGTCTGCGCGCATCAAGGGAGTCCGAGAAATTACCTGCAACGCGGAAGACCGGGACTTCCGAGTCTGGTATATACCTACCACTCACCACCGCATCAATATATCCGTGTTCATGGTAGGCTTTTAAGATTGCCCTTCCATAGGTTTGCCGCGCGGGTGACGCATTTGGCTGCGGGAGGGGGAGTTCAATTTGCAAACGCTCCAGAAGTATAGTAGTATCTAATGCTTCGTTGCCAGTGATGTCGCATCGGTGAATTATCTCTTTGCGTTCCTCGGCTATTATAAGATGTATCATGACTTCACCGATATCAAGATTGTCAGCACTCTTTTTATCAAGCGTTGTTTTGATGGATGCCTTCGGATAACCAGCTCTTGTGTATAGAATTTCGAGTCGATCTACATCTGTGTCGAGTTCTTGTTGATAAAAAAAGCGGTTCTGTTCCCGTCGAAATAATATTCTTGAAAGGTTTGCTTGCAAGTTTCGTAAAAATCCCGCTATCGGTTTTGTGGTCATCTCTCGCAGCAGTTTTGCATCTGAAAACGCCCGATTCCCCGAAAAAGCGATGCTCTTAACGACATAGCGCGTCCCGGGATTGATAGTGAGTCGAACACTGAATTCATCCGAGGCCTCCTCAGCCACAGTAGTGTCATGGTAACCTTCGGTTTTAAAATAGGATTTTATCCTTCCTTCCCACATAGAAGGAGAAGCAGTATTAATGAGAGGTGTTATATCCTTTCTGAATGCATCTTCGAGCAATAGCGGAAGTTCACCGATGTTCGGGACGAACCTAAGCTGGACGTGCTTGCCTTCGTTGATATGAAATTGCAAAATACCGGTTTCATGAACGAAGATCGGTGTGATCATAGCAGTCGGATAGCTGCTTTTGTGGTAGAGGTCTAACATGGATGCTACATCGGCTTCCACGTTGGATTGATTGTAAATCGGAGAGAGGCGGCTAAAGTTACAGACCTCTTTAAGGCGGTTTGTTGAGATAGCAGTGTTACCCTGAATTTGCAGTATCTTAATAATTGACGCATCTCCCGCGATGATCTGGTAGGTTAAGGTTCCATCTTCGGTGAGAGCATCGGCAACCGTAACTTCAGCGTCGAAATATCCATACTCTTGACATACCCTTTCGATGCGATTGGTATCAGTTTTGGCGATTGTCGGGACATACCTCCCACCTGGTTTTGATCTCATCGCATTTTTGATAGTGTTCTTAAATTCGTTTTCGGGGATCCCAAAAAGCACAATTTCTTTGATGCGTGCAAAGGGTGTTAGGTCATAGGTTAAAATAATGCCATCGGGGGTGTCTTGCGAGTAAACCCGAATTTGGGAATACTGTTCTGTCGTATAGAGTACTTTGATACTCTGTTGAATAGCACTTCTGGATAATCTGTCACCGGCATACACGACCGTTTGGCTTCTACGTATATTGAGGTGCTCTGTCGTTTCCTCTATCGGGTTTCCGTTTATAGTGTACTCTATCTTCGCGATGTGTTTGCGTTTGGGTTCTCCGCTTAGTGAAGGTGTGGTTTCACCCGACTTCCTTGTATCGCGTGAGATTTCTGTCGGTTCATTTGCTTCTACAGGTTGTAGAAGAAAGCAGCAGAGTGTCAGGATAAGCCAGTTCCATACTGTCAATGTGTAGTTTGAGCAGAACCTATACATTTTACCTTTTCGCTCGTCAGCGGAATAGTTATCGGAGGAATAGTTGTGAGTTATCAGTTCGGTTTTTCTGCGAAAACCTTTCAATGGTCAATTAATATTCTGTGGCAGGAACAAGGTTTCTAACTGACACAAGACATCTCTTAACTGAAAACTG comes from Candidatus Poribacteria bacterium and encodes:
- a CDS encoding ABC transporter permease yields the protein MIVKKINIHWVATPVIILASAFVTNAIIMLLCHYNPLEAYQAAVSGAFGNSRKLGETLVKSTPFLMAGLSVAMAFRCGIWNIGAEGQFLIGALTATWFGTKLAPLFPQNTWIAVPICLCFATFAGGIWGLIPAVLKVTRGVNEVISTIMLNYVALHLVSLMIDGGPLQETAQRGPQSDRIVEWVFLPRLISPHRVHLGIVIAVILAIILTFVLFRTAFGYQLRAVGEGAAAAEAAGISIVQNTLRVFFISGALAGLGGAIELTALTRRLFLNFSPGYGYTAIAVALLAKLNPLVTVAAALLFGALTTGSYSMQREVGISDKVTFIMQATILLFVIGYGSVQLFRKRATAQE
- a CDS encoding ABC transporter permease codes for the protein MFEEILSATIRGATPLLLAALGEVISQRAGVLNIGIEGMMLIGAFFGMVGSFYTAEFAMFAPWCGLFIAGFSGLIAAALFGLCAIRLRGDQVIIGTAMTLLALGLTEVIYQRLFGITGIAQGVPAFQQIDIPLLSQIPFLGPALFSHNILVFITFLLVPCVYFFLYHTQPGLRIRACGEHPRAIAAAGSNVHRLRMLCLLFAGAMAGMAGGYLSIADVPYFTPGMTVGRGFIALAIVIFGKWHPVKACGAALLFGLGSALDARFQALGWEIPYQLFLMLPYVLCLAVLAGFVGRAEAPLALGKPYGESEE
- a CDS encoding BamA/TamA family outer membrane protein encodes the protein MYRFCSNYTLTVWNWLILTLCCFLLQPVEANEPTEISRDTRKSGETTPSLSGEPKRKHIAKIEYTINGNPIEETTEHLNIRRSQTVVYAGDRLSRSAIQQSIKVLYTTEQYSQIRVYSQDTPDGIILTYDLTPFARIKEIVLFGIPENEFKNTIKNAMRSKPGGRYVPTIAKTDTNRIERVCQEYGYFDAEVTVADALTEDGTLTYQIIAGDASIIKILQIQGNTAISTNRLKEVCNFSRLSPIYNQSNVEADVASMLDLYHKSSYPTAMITPIFVHETGILQFHINEGKHVQLRFVPNIGELPLLLEDAFRKDITPLINTASPSMWEGRIKSYFKTEGYHDTTVAEEASDEFSVRLTINPGTRYVVKSIAFSGNRAFSDAKLLREMTTKPIAGFLRNLQANLSRILFRREQNRFFYQQELDTDVDRLEILYTRAGYPKASIKTTLDKKSADNLDIGEVMIHLIIAEERKEIIHRCDITGNEALDTTILLERLQIELPLPQPNASPARQTYGRAILKAYHEHGYIDAVVSGRYIPDSEVPVFRVAGNFSDSLDARRLPLEVRRRFKEHNLTLSGVDIATRIGNRWSIQDIEGNPRYTLKQEATHLEVFEHGVLRLTVDEEGEQVVFGKFYFEGDTDIVKRHVLEREVAHLEGTLWTAKKLSTALQNLYGLGIFHSVKDERFLQPTRSTEMPRPGKINDVSITVEKQNPRTYSLSSGYSFAEGFRGTLALTDSNFLFKRNIRGRVRGRLGWRDELGYLFDATLTEPWLIGRTRGSLQVLAKKLEVDDNVRALQGSFIFSRDLFKSHHLDLRYSYRDLDQPVPPMPGTPEAIRFPEAQNPFSTTVSSVQLSWTYGSRGRYLNPTDGMFNALTLEYAGGFLQGETGFIKATTDTQYYQKLVGPFSAAGGDSGLVLATALRLGITTGLHSSRRAELISFERFWAGGGTTVRGYAERSLGPKDSAGIHRGDVQFIFNTELRFPIYWWVRGALFFDVGNVWNSLEDINTTAQLPSSVGAGLYLDLGALTVGIDYAIPLVSVPGALDRYRAFHLRLGSPF